The genomic DNA TCCAAATTCCTCCTCCTGCTATACAAAAAGACTCCGTCGCAATCGGGACGAAGTCTTCGTGGTACCACCCAAGTTCAGAAGTCCAGCTGGTTCAGTCAGACTCCTCTCGTTGTTTGTTATTAACCTAATCATAATAAAGTGATCTCCGCCCTTCAAAGTGACAAGCAGGCTTCCACCGTCCCCGCTTCGCTGTGGTATTTTCAAGGAGCTTGCTGGCTTTATTATAAGCTTTCAACCCGGCCGTCTGGATAAAACATGATGGTCGGTTGCTCGTATTTATCAGACGTCAACGTCCGATTACTGTTTGAGTTTACTCTCTCCGTTGTGTGATTGTCAAGGTTCTCCACCACCGCTTTAATCTCTGGGAACGCTTGGTAGTCAGCCCCATCAAGTAACTTCGTCCAAGCGGATTGGTGGGCGTACTCAAGTTGACTTTCCAACATCCCGATTAACTTTTGCCGGAACTGCTTAATCTGCATTCGGAAATCGTCGGTACTTAGGGCTAAAGCAGCGGCTTTTTGGGCTTCTTGTTCGACCGTGGCTTGGGCTTTTTGCGTGGCCTCGGCTACGATTTGGTTGGCCTTATGGCGCGCCGTTTTAAGCGTTTCCTCTGCATCAGCATCCGCCGTTTTTTTAACGTTATCCGCGGCTTCTTGGGCCACCAAAATAGACTGGTTTAACGAGCTCTTCAAATCATCATAGTAAGCCAAATCATGTTTCGTTTGCTCGAGCTCTTGTTTTAACGAGGTGTTTTCGGCTCGGAGAATTTGATAATCCTTCGTGATTTGATCCAAAAAGTC from Fructilactobacillus ixorae includes the following:
- a CDS encoding DivIVA domain-containing protein — its product is MVLSAEDIHNKKFGTKMRGYNIDEVNDFLDQITKDYQILRAENTSLKQELEQTKHDLAYYDDLKSSLNQSILVAQEAADNVKKTADADAEETLKTARHKANQIVAEATQKAQATVEQEAQKAAALALSTDDFRMQIKQFRQKLIGMLESQLEYAHQSAWTKLLDGADYQAFPEIKAVVENLDNHTTERVNSNSNRTLTSDKYEQPTIMFYPDGRVESL